A portion of the Granulosicoccus antarcticus IMCC3135 genome contains these proteins:
- a CDS encoding DUF2628 domain-containing protein yields the protein MIDEDLYQQATDELNSDKRRPHIWARACALASDDHDEARYLYTNLRVEELIAQREAEGPRPVVTGSSGADSDLETPLELEPLELEGEGIPESISAPSGVDQARSPDDLLSLNSAHLEDGEPLSTIERTSFQEKFDNSSDLDDADDQPVQRPTQRDEEQTEIAFPDDYLDETINLTSELDGTAVYELDNDDVSEFDGDELFETNDLLAEDLLAPDGDDELLADVAPAAASATSPSHSDTAEDDELEALLGGVYQGSEPPPPTDPLADDDDDADAAMTVDFSDVTGTQAVLDDSSEWLEGELTAEENQRELQEYSPSAPADKPIDDTDRLSMELERQANDLPGQRDDIVSASNENDDLFALSDDDAPAVDTGDTFDEEAERDITESLKRKYAVTDTAKLDELETNDADIYLADGDQSDDEDARSSAGAATDSPSASLSRELPVDLSDQQDGTLYSVFRRDEQAQAVKNGVSWPALFLTLPYLVYRHLFGTALVYSLMWLILIAGLLVAGLSWLDAGNTVSTAVKFGTVGFALLTVIGLLYLPFRYANQWREDKLEQRGFELVAWVRATTPGKAIAAARRAATLD from the coding sequence CCACTGATGAGCTGAACTCGGACAAGCGACGACCGCATATCTGGGCTCGGGCCTGCGCGCTGGCTAGTGACGATCACGACGAGGCCAGGTATCTGTACACCAACCTGCGCGTGGAAGAACTCATCGCACAGCGCGAGGCCGAGGGCCCGCGACCAGTCGTAACAGGCTCGAGCGGCGCTGACAGCGACCTTGAAACACCACTGGAACTCGAACCACTGGAACTGGAAGGTGAGGGCATCCCGGAGTCGATATCAGCACCTTCAGGCGTTGACCAGGCTCGTAGCCCCGATGATCTTCTGTCTCTGAATTCGGCTCACCTGGAAGATGGGGAACCCCTCTCAACCATCGAGCGCACCAGCTTTCAGGAAAAATTCGACAACAGCTCCGATCTTGACGACGCGGATGATCAGCCAGTACAACGACCGACACAGCGGGATGAAGAGCAGACAGAAATCGCATTTCCCGACGACTACCTGGACGAAACCATCAATCTGACCTCAGAGCTTGATGGTACGGCCGTGTACGAACTCGACAACGACGATGTCAGCGAATTTGACGGTGATGAGCTTTTCGAAACCAATGATCTGCTCGCCGAGGACCTGCTGGCCCCCGACGGGGACGACGAACTACTAGCGGATGTGGCACCTGCCGCTGCATCAGCCACTAGCCCATCACATTCTGACACCGCCGAGGACGACGAGCTGGAAGCCTTGCTGGGCGGCGTCTATCAAGGCAGCGAACCGCCGCCACCGACTGACCCTCTGGCCGACGACGACGATGACGCCGATGCAGCAATGACTGTTGATTTCAGCGATGTCACAGGCACCCAGGCCGTACTCGACGACAGCTCCGAATGGCTGGAAGGCGAACTCACTGCAGAAGAAAACCAGAGAGAGCTGCAGGAGTACTCACCATCCGCACCGGCTGACAAACCCATTGACGACACCGATCGACTGTCCATGGAACTGGAGCGCCAGGCCAACGACCTGCCCGGGCAGCGCGATGACATCGTATCCGCCAGCAACGAAAATGATGATCTGTTCGCACTGAGTGACGACGATGCGCCTGCAGTCGACACGGGCGATACCTTCGATGAAGAAGCAGAAAGAGATATTACCGAGTCGTTGAAACGAAAGTACGCAGTCACTGATACTGCAAAGCTTGACGAGCTTGAGACCAATGATGCCGACATCTATCTGGCAGATGGTGATCAGAGCGACGATGAAGATGCACGATCGTCAGCTGGTGCCGCCACAGACAGCCCCTCTGCGTCCTTAAGCAGAGAGCTTCCCGTTGATCTTTCAGATCAGCAGGACGGCACCCTCTATAGTGTTTTCCGTCGCGATGAACAGGCACAGGCGGTGAAGAATGGCGTGTCCTGGCCAGCACTGTTCCTGACATTGCCTTATCTGGTTTACCGGCATCTGTTTGGTACCGCTCTGGTTTATTCCCTGATGTGGCTGATTCTCATTGCAGGGCTTCTGGTTGCTGGACTGTCATGGCTCGACGCTGGAAATACCGTGAGCACGGCCGTTAAATTCGGAACCGTCGGCTTTGCGCTTCTGACAGTTATCGGTTTGCTCTACCTGCCATTTCGTTACGCCAATCAGTGGCGTGAGGACAAACTCGAGCAACGCGGTTTCGAACTGGTTGCCTGGGTACGGGCCACAACTCCGGGCAAGGCCATCGCTGCAGCCCGACGAGCGGCAACTCTCGATTAA
- a CDS encoding malonyl-CoA decarboxylase domain-containing protein: protein MNRISYLSDLLSSVFARDEQQQQIEQQGSLAELCDALLSQSGEMSGNRLARGLLSRFAAADSEEQLAFFRLLAERFDINAEHAVRAAQRYSKERNAENLAILMSSVEPRRQELLRRLNRVPGATNELVQMRALLLEVCKEYPEMLRIDVDFQHLFRSWFSRGFLVLREIDWHTPANILEKIIAYEAVHEISSWTALRSRLEPDDRRCFAFFHPAMLDEPLIFVEVALTQASPVTVKGILETRRKVVARQDATMAVFYSISNCQKGLAGVSFGNFLIKQVAKELSRQLPGLTTFRTLSPVPGLMRWVNERVEQAVDTSVAPDEAQIRFREALLTAQRISTQESVVLSETDSEQLQYLVAHYMHEEKRKDHLPLDPVARFHLGNGASLDHILPAADVFRKGLSQSAGVMVSYLYDLDKVEDNHEAYANEQAVIMSSEVRALLSKPKWSRKRA, encoded by the coding sequence ATGAACCGCATCAGTTATCTGTCGGATTTGTTGAGTTCGGTTTTTGCTCGGGATGAGCAACAGCAACAGATCGAGCAACAAGGGTCTCTGGCCGAGCTCTGTGATGCCCTGCTGTCGCAAAGTGGTGAAATGTCGGGCAATCGGCTGGCCCGTGGGCTTCTCAGCCGCTTTGCGGCTGCCGACAGTGAGGAGCAGCTGGCCTTTTTCCGGTTATTGGCAGAGCGCTTCGATATCAATGCAGAACATGCCGTGCGGGCGGCTCAGCGTTATTCGAAGGAGCGAAATGCAGAGAATCTGGCCATTCTCATGAGTAGCGTCGAACCGCGACGTCAGGAACTGCTTCGCCGCTTGAATCGGGTTCCGGGTGCTACCAATGAGCTGGTGCAGATGCGTGCCTTGTTATTGGAGGTATGCAAGGAGTATCCGGAGATGCTTCGTATCGATGTTGATTTTCAGCACTTGTTTCGATCGTGGTTCAGTCGCGGTTTTCTTGTGCTGCGTGAAATTGATTGGCATACGCCAGCCAATATTCTTGAAAAAATCATTGCCTACGAGGCGGTCCATGAAATCAGTAGCTGGACTGCGTTACGTAGTCGCCTTGAGCCGGATGATCGGCGCTGCTTTGCATTTTTCCATCCGGCGATGCTGGATGAGCCACTGATATTCGTCGAAGTGGCCCTGACTCAGGCCAGTCCTGTCACGGTGAAGGGCATTCTGGAAACACGGCGTAAAGTGGTTGCCAGGCAAGATGCCACCATGGCGGTGTTCTATTCCATTTCGAACTGCCAGAAGGGACTGGCTGGTGTCTCCTTCGGTAATTTTCTGATCAAGCAGGTGGCCAAGGAGTTGTCTCGGCAGTTGCCGGGTCTGACAACCTTTCGCACACTCTCGCCGGTTCCGGGGTTGATGCGGTGGGTGAATGAGCGGGTTGAGCAGGCAGTTGATACGAGTGTGGCACCGGATGAGGCGCAGATTCGGTTCCGGGAGGCCTTGCTGACAGCGCAGCGAATTTCTACCCAGGAGAGCGTGGTGCTCAGTGAGACAGACTCTGAGCAGCTACAGTATCTTGTGGCTCATTATATGCATGAAGAGAAACGCAAGGATCATTTGCCGCTGGATCCGGTGGCGCGTTTTCATCTGGGCAACGGTGCCAGTCTCGATCATATTCTGCCGGCAGCGGATGTATTCAGAAAAGGCTTGTCGCAATCTGCGGGTGTCATGGTCAGTTATTTGTACGACCTGGACAAGGTCGAGGATAACCATGAAGCCTATGCCAACGAGCAGGCGGTGATCATGTCGTCGGAGGTGCGTGCCTTGCTGAGTAAGCCCAAATGGTCGCGTAAACGAGCTTGA
- a CDS encoding MFS transporter: protein MSRSRFLLPVLLACASLTVMAGATIAPGLPGLLEHFSDHPDAEYLTRFIITVPGLAIAITAPIAGCLADRLGRRTLLQAGVALYIVAGSAGLWLDDLSLLLWSRLLLGGAVGMIMVCSMALLTDHFQGAERDRAMGIQSSAMSAGGIIFISAGSILADWSWRAPFAVYLVPILLFPLIYKYVSKPPENQDEPGAMDGHFPVRHALYIYSLGFITMLLFYVVPTQLPFYAIELGADSLKYAGFAVVLSQVFSSVASANYQRLRKVLGNQEILFSSFLCMAVGFYLLSQASTLTQLYLSMPLIGLGLGFNFPNLTIWLMSQVPSTMRGRASGGISTAVFLGQFLSPLLSQPLVVRFGLEGAFFGVMLLMLLFVVVPSGLLLWREHSLSR from the coding sequence ATGTCTCGATCGCGCTTTCTGTTGCCAGTGCTACTGGCTTGCGCCAGTCTGACGGTCATGGCGGGTGCGACGATAGCTCCGGGTTTACCAGGTTTACTGGAACATTTCTCCGATCATCCGGATGCTGAATACCTGACACGATTCATCATTACGGTGCCCGGACTGGCCATTGCCATCACAGCGCCGATAGCGGGCTGTCTGGCGGATCGGCTGGGTCGGCGTACCTTGCTCCAGGCAGGCGTTGCGTTGTATATCGTGGCCGGCAGCGCAGGGCTCTGGCTGGATGATCTGAGCTTGTTGTTATGGAGCCGTCTGCTTCTGGGTGGTGCGGTGGGCATGATCATGGTGTGCTCCATGGCATTGCTGACTGATCATTTTCAGGGGGCTGAACGAGATCGTGCCATGGGTATCCAGTCGTCTGCGATGTCAGCCGGCGGTATTATCTTCATCTCCGCAGGCTCTATCCTGGCGGACTGGTCATGGCGAGCACCGTTTGCTGTCTATCTGGTGCCGATCCTTCTGTTTCCATTGATCTACAAGTACGTCAGCAAACCGCCTGAGAATCAGGATGAGCCAGGTGCGATGGATGGGCATTTCCCTGTGCGGCATGCGCTGTATATATATTCGCTGGGTTTTATCACCATGCTGTTGTTCTACGTCGTTCCTACCCAGTTGCCGTTCTATGCGATCGAGTTAGGGGCGGATAGCCTGAAATACGCAGGTTTTGCGGTCGTGCTGAGTCAGGTGTTTTCCTCGGTAGCCTCGGCCAACTATCAGCGCCTGCGTAAGGTGCTAGGTAATCAGGAGATCTTGTTTTCGAGTTTTCTGTGTATGGCTGTGGGCTTTTATCTGTTATCGCAGGCCAGCACGCTGACACAGCTGTACTTGAGCATGCCGCTGATTGGTCTGGGCCTGGGCTTCAATTTTCCCAATCTGACTATCTGGTTGATGTCGCAGGTGCCTTCAACCATGCGGGGCAGGGCATCGGGTGGCATTTCGACAGCCGTATTTCTGGGCCAGTTCCTGTCGCCTTTACTGAGCCAGCCACTGGTTGTCCGCTTTGGTCTGGAAGGCGCTTTTTTTGGCGTCATGTTGCTGATGCTGTTATTCGTCGTTGTGCCCAGTGGCCTTCTGTTGTGGCGTGAACACTCATTGTCGAGATAG
- a CDS encoding amino acid ABC transporter permease, with amino-acid sequence MKDRLDVPSVRLRTLSWLLLLPLLSGCAGELQWYVVSPATEAGRANLMFMLAGFKYTLLLSMTAIVISIVVGLLVALPGLSKNPFARGFNRVYVEIVRAVPLLVLILWVYYGLPIMLGVAINVFWAGVLALALSDSAFEAEIFRSGIQSIDKGQIEAADTLGLGYIDRMRYVVLPQAVRRVLPPLGNQLVYMLKMSSLVSVIGMEELTRRANELVTAEYRPLETYSILMLEYLVLILIVSAGVRWLERRLSNRDER; translated from the coding sequence ATGAAGGATCGACTAGACGTGCCGTCCGTACGCCTCAGAACCTTGAGCTGGTTGTTGCTATTGCCATTGCTGTCAGGTTGCGCCGGAGAACTGCAATGGTACGTCGTGTCACCAGCCACCGAGGCTGGTCGCGCCAATCTGATGTTCATGCTGGCTGGTTTCAAATACACCCTGTTGCTGTCCATGACGGCTATTGTCATTTCCATTGTTGTCGGTTTATTAGTGGCATTGCCAGGGCTGTCGAAAAACCCGTTTGCACGAGGTTTCAATCGGGTGTACGTGGAAATTGTCAGGGCGGTGCCGCTTTTGGTGCTGATACTCTGGGTGTATTACGGTTTGCCGATCATGCTGGGCGTCGCCATCAATGTGTTCTGGGCTGGCGTGCTGGCGCTGGCATTGTCTGACAGTGCCTTTGAGGCCGAGATCTTCCGTTCCGGCATTCAGTCCATTGACAAGGGACAGATTGAGGCAGCCGATACTCTGGGTCTGGGTTATATAGACCGGATGCGGTATGTCGTGTTACCGCAGGCTGTGCGCCGGGTGCTGCCACCCTTGGGCAATCAGTTGGTCTATATGCTCAAGATGTCCTCACTGGTGTCGGTCATTGGTATGGAGGAGCTGACCCGTCGGGCCAATGAGCTGGTCACCGCTGAATACCGGCCACTGGAAACCTATTCAATTCTGATGTTGGAATATCTGGTCTTGATTCTGATTGTCTCGGCTGGCGTACGCTGGCTGGAGCGCCGCCTGTCCAATCGTGACGAGCGCTGA
- a CDS encoding amino acid ABC transporter ATP-binding protein, with product MSEPVIQIKKLSKFYGNFQALTEVSLDVAAGERMVICGPSGSGKSTLIRCVNQLEQHDAGQVLVNGVELGGNRRALRTARQSIGMVFQQFNLFPHLSVLDNLTLGPMRARKLSREKATKLARQYLERVRIPEQADKFPGQLSGGQQQRVAIARSLCMEPQIMLFDEPTSALDPEMISEVLDVMIELADTGMTMLVVTHEMGFARKVADTMVFMDAGQIVEQSSPAEFFSAPQTERGRLFLQQILQH from the coding sequence ATGTCAGAACCCGTCATCCAGATCAAAAAGCTGTCCAAGTTCTACGGTAATTTTCAGGCTCTGACCGAGGTCTCCCTGGACGTTGCTGCGGGCGAGCGGATGGTTATATGCGGACCTTCGGGATCCGGTAAATCCACACTGATCCGCTGTGTCAATCAGCTGGAGCAACACGATGCCGGCCAGGTGCTGGTTAATGGAGTGGAGCTGGGTGGTAATCGTCGGGCGTTGCGCACCGCTCGTCAGAGTATCGGCATGGTGTTCCAGCAGTTCAATCTGTTTCCGCATCTGTCTGTATTGGACAATCTGACGCTAGGGCCGATGCGTGCACGAAAATTATCCCGCGAAAAAGCCACCAAGCTTGCACGTCAGTATCTGGAACGTGTGCGCATACCCGAGCAGGCGGACAAGTTTCCCGGTCAATTATCCGGGGGCCAGCAACAACGGGTCGCCATCGCTCGCAGTCTGTGCATGGAGCCGCAGATCATGTTGTTCGATGAGCCTACCTCGGCACTGGATCCGGAAATGATTTCCGAGGTGCTCGATGTGATGATCGAGCTGGCCGATACAGGCATGACCATGCTGGTGGTGACGCACGAAATGGGCTTCGCCCGCAAAGTGGCCGACACCATGGTTTTCATGGACGCCGGCCAGATCGTGGAGCAGAGTTCACCGGCAGAGTTTTTTTCCGCCCCACAGACAGAGCGCGGCCGATTGTTCTTGCAGCAGATTCTCCAGCACTGA
- a CDS encoding transporter substrate-binding domain-containing protein, which translates to MMLAKIKSVFGRTVTAIVLPVSMMLLSQSAVAADSALADILASGTLKVGTTGDWDPMTVKVPATNSYKGYDIDVVTQLAKDLDVKLELVPADWKTLVNGITAGKYHMTGSASISASRAKAAGFTDSYFSLNTVPLTLKKNAELFTDWADLDKPEVTVAATLGTTQEQQVKKFFPNAKYKIIEAPARDFQEVLAGRADAHITSNVEAVKLVEKYSQLMIVPVKETRARTPVAMLVPQTDQVWINYLNTWINLQSELGFFDELAIKWQLSN; encoded by the coding sequence ATGATGCTTGCAAAAATCAAGAGCGTATTCGGCCGCACTGTGACCGCAATCGTATTGCCGGTATCCATGATGCTACTGAGTCAGTCAGCCGTGGCCGCCGACTCGGCACTGGCAGACATTCTCGCCTCCGGCACCCTGAAAGTCGGCACCACCGGCGACTGGGACCCGATGACGGTCAAGGTTCCGGCAACCAACAGCTATAAAGGCTACGACATCGATGTCGTTACTCAGCTGGCCAAGGATCTGGATGTCAAACTGGAGCTGGTACCCGCTGACTGGAAAACACTTGTCAATGGCATCACCGCCGGCAAGTACCATATGACTGGCAGCGCATCGATCAGTGCCTCACGCGCCAAGGCTGCAGGCTTTACCGACAGCTACTTTTCACTCAATACCGTGCCATTGACGCTGAAGAAAAACGCCGAGCTCTTCACTGATTGGGCTGATCTGGACAAGCCGGAAGTGACAGTCGCCGCCACCCTGGGTACCACTCAGGAACAGCAGGTCAAGAAATTCTTTCCCAACGCCAAATACAAGATCATCGAAGCCCCTGCCCGCGATTTTCAGGAAGTGCTCGCAGGCCGGGCCGATGCCCATATTACCTCCAACGTCGAAGCCGTCAAACTGGTAGAGAAATACTCACAGTTGATGATCGTTCCCGTTAAGGAGACACGAGCACGTACTCCCGTCGCCATGCTGGTGCCGCAAACCGATCAGGTCTGGATCAACTACCTGAACACCTGGATCAATCTCCAGAGCGAGCTTGGCTTTTTCGACGAACTTGCCATCAAATGGCAACTCAGCAATTGA
- a CDS encoding aromatic amino acid transaminase: MFEALPEPKADAILGLMAAFRADTRTDKLDLGVGVYKDSAGKTPVMRAIKNAEKKLLETQDTKSYVAPIGSAAFCNAIIAQVFGSDADTSCIRAAQSVGGSGALRVLADLLKQGRPDADIWLSDPSWPNHVPLMQAAGYALHTYPYYDAQTGSVNIEGMLESLGKAKRGDIVLLHGCCHNPTGADLSMDDWARVVKLLKDNDLFPFIDLAYQGFGDGLEQDAAAVRYMASELPELVVAASCSKNLGLYRERVGAAILMAKTEAEATRALGRLGGVIRSNYSMPPDHGANTTEIVLSDAALNADWKEELETMRLRMVSLRQAFSEALRKRSNSERFDYIAEQKGMFSRLPLNTAQLDKLRDDHGIYIVGDGRINVAGLPESGMEQLADAICTVLAEVE; the protein is encoded by the coding sequence ATGTTTGAAGCACTACCGGAACCGAAGGCAGATGCCATCCTGGGCTTGATGGCAGCATTCAGAGCTGACACCCGTACGGACAAACTGGATCTGGGAGTCGGAGTTTATAAAGACTCAGCAGGCAAGACCCCGGTCATGCGTGCTATCAAGAATGCAGAAAAAAAACTGCTGGAGACCCAGGACACCAAGTCCTATGTTGCGCCCATTGGTAGTGCAGCCTTCTGCAATGCCATTATTGCTCAGGTCTTCGGTAGCGATGCAGACACCTCCTGCATCCGTGCAGCACAATCTGTCGGTGGCAGTGGCGCCCTGCGCGTATTAGCCGATCTTTTGAAGCAAGGTCGCCCTGATGCTGACATCTGGTTATCCGACCCGTCCTGGCCCAACCATGTGCCATTGATGCAGGCTGCTGGTTATGCCTTGCACACCTACCCCTACTACGATGCACAGACCGGCAGCGTCAACATTGAAGGCATGCTGGAATCACTTGGCAAGGCAAAACGTGGCGATATCGTGCTCTTGCACGGCTGCTGTCATAACCCCACCGGCGCCGATCTGAGCATGGACGACTGGGCTCGAGTCGTGAAGCTGCTGAAAGACAACGACCTGTTTCCGTTTATCGATCTGGCCTACCAGGGTTTTGGTGATGGTCTCGAGCAGGATGCAGCAGCGGTACGATACATGGCCAGCGAACTGCCTGAACTGGTGGTTGCAGCCAGCTGTTCGAAAAATCTGGGCCTGTACCGCGAGCGAGTCGGTGCCGCCATACTCATGGCAAAAACCGAAGCGGAAGCTACCCGGGCGCTGGGCCGATTAGGCGGTGTTATCCGTTCAAACTACTCAATGCCACCAGATCATGGTGCCAACACCACTGAGATCGTTTTGAGTGATGCCGCACTGAATGCCGATTGGAAGGAAGAGCTGGAAACCATGCGACTGCGCATGGTCTCACTACGCCAGGCGTTCAGCGAAGCATTGCGCAAGCGCTCCAACTCCGAACGCTTTGACTACATCGCCGAACAGAAAGGCATGTTCAGTCGCTTGCCATTGAATACGGCACAGCTGGACAAACTGCGTGACGATCACGGCATCTACAT